Proteins encoded by one window of Tubulanus polymorphus chromosome 7, tnTubPoly1.2, whole genome shotgun sequence:
- the LOC141908496 gene encoding uncharacterized protein LOC141908496 has protein sequence MKCLLLVALMGFVALSEATTDPIISPYQDFVTSTLKFGESECGCFPKAMTALTEITLKNIPSTKNPEIKVYGRIFTDAYRGRIRADFATVPFRQAKGSYSDYVILDVYTDAKAGVMNIEYKGQPGGKCQNLKFPPQKDYDRMMSNDRKRCFLREKTEKLDFISTKQQIVSSTFRFNPTPFLDMNVTYTDCCKVDTFSVGYGAPGRDGRMVGGFFTGEVVSLKIYDMIRRVKPFCTEQQQRVGPLMEHISIPRIIELFDTGVTGGEIVSTEMNLDHPSP, from the exons ATGAAGTGTTTGTTGCTGGTCGCATTGATGGGGTTTGTAGCCCTCAGCGAGGCTACCACAGATCCAATCATTTCACCGTACCAGGATTTCGTGACAAGTACATTGAAGTTCGGGGAATCGGAATGCGGTTGCTTCCCGAAAGCGATGACAGCGCTTACCGAAATTACTTTGAAGAACATACCTTCGACGAAAAATCCTGAAATCAAAGTATATGGAAG gaTTTTCACGGACGCCTATAGAGGTCGCATCCGGGCCGATTTTGCAACGGTTCCGTTTAGACAGGCGAAGGGTTCATATTCCGACTACGTCATACTGGACGTATATACGGATGCGAAAGCG GGTGTCATGAACATTGAGTACAAGGGCCAACCCGGTGGAAAATGTCAAAACCTTAAATTCCCACCACAAAAGGATTATGACCGGATGATGTCCAATGACCGGAAACGATGCTTCTTGC GTGAAAAAACGGAAAAGTTAGATTTCATCTCGACCAAGCAACAGATTGTATCTTCTACGTTCCGATTTAACCCAACTCCGTTTCTAGATATGAACGTTACGTACACGGATTGTTGCAAAGTTGACACGTTCTCGGTTGGATACGGGGCACCAG GACGAGATGGTAGAATGGTGGGCGGCTTTTTCACAGGTGAAGTGGTTTCCTTGaagatatatgatatgattcgTCGGGTGAAACCGTTCTGTACCGAACAGCAACAACGAGTCGGACCACTGATG GAACACATAAGTATTCCACGAATAATTGAGCTGTTTGACACAGGCGTGACGGGCGGTGAAATTGTATCCACAGAGATGAACCTTGATCATCCATCACCATAA
- the LOC141909051 gene encoding uncharacterized protein LOC141909051, with protein sequence MNRLLLVVLMGFVAFNEASTHPLISPFQNFVTSTLRFGDSECGCFPEAMTALFEVTLKNIPKAKNAQIKLYGRVFTDAYRGRVRTDLATVPFRQAKGLYSNHVILDVFADLKAGVMNIEYKGQPGGICQNFKVQPTPTYDIISDQKRCFLR encoded by the exons ATGAATCGTTTGTTGCTGGTCGTATTGATGGGGTTTGTAGCCTTCAACGAGGCTTCCACACATCCACTCATTTCGCCGTTCCAGAATTTCGTGACAAGTACGTTGAGGTTCGGGGACTCGGAATGCGGCTGCTTCCCGGAAGCGATGACTGCGCTTTTCGAAGTTACTTTAAAGAACATACCTAAAGCCAAAAATGCGCAAATCAAACTCTATGGAAG GGTATTCACGGACGCCTATAGAGGGCGGGTTCGGACTGACCTTGCTACAGTTCCGTTTAGACAGGCGAAGGGTTTATATTCCAACCACGTCATACTGGACGTATTTGCAGATCTGAAAGCG GGGGTCATGAACATTGAATACAAAGGTCAACCCGGTGGAATATGTCAAAATTTTAAAGTGCAACCGACGCCGACGTATGATATTATATCCGACCAGAAACGGTGCTTCTTAC GGTGA
- the LOC141909294 gene encoding uncharacterized protein LOC141909294: MKGLLLVVFMGLQVATASRGPPIKDFVTTTLKFGDSQCGCLPKAMIALFEVTYKNLDKAKNPETKLYGRLFTDTYRGRIRADLATVSFKQAKGRYSDYVILDVFADLKAGVLNVEHKGQPGGKCQNLKLPPMPAEYNMTEKQRCFLRELVKKEEHVSTKQRIVSSTFRFNPIPFIDMNFTFTECCKLSSFAIRQGKSVLDNKAGAFYKGEVVSLNIFDLIRRVKPFCTQPQIEIGRLMEHMNIPRINELLDQGKTDGEIITTGFDPSSASRK; the protein is encoded by the exons ATGAAGGGTTTATTACTGGTTGTTTTTATGGGGCTCCAAGTGGCCACGGCATCGCGCGGTCCGCCGATCAAGGATTTTGTGACGACGACACTGAAGTTCGGGGACTCGCAATGCGGCTGCCTCCCGAAAGCAATGATAGCGCTTTTCGAAGTAACTTATAAAAAcctggataaagcaaaaaaCCCTGAAACTAAACTCTATGGAAG gttATTCACGGACACCTATAGGGGTCGCATCCGGGCTGACCTTGCCACAGTTTCGTTTAAACAGGCTAAAGGTCGATATTCTGACTACGTCATACTGGACGTATTTGCTGATCTAAAAGCg GGTGTCCTGAACGTTGAGCACAAGGGTCAACCAGGTGGAAAATGTCAAAATCTGAAATTGCCTCCGATGCCAGCGGAATATAATATGACCGAAAAACAACGATGCTTTCTAC GTGAACTGGTGAAGAAAGAAGAACACGTTTCGACCAAGCAACGGATAGTATCTTCTACGTTCCGTTTCAATCCAATTCCGTTTATAGATATGAATTTTACGTTCACGGAATGCTGCAAATTAAGCAGTTTCGCGATTAGACAAGGAAAATCAG TACTTGATAACAAAGCCGGAGCCTTCTATAAAGGCGAAGTGGTTTCCTTGAACATATTTGACCTGATTCGTCGGGTAAAACCGTTCTGTACACAACCGCAAATAGAAATCGGCCGACTGATG GAACACATGAACATTCCTcgtattaatgaattattggaCCAAGGCAAAACGGACGGCGAAATAATCACTACTGGCTTCGATCCTTCTTCCGCATCACGGAAATAA